The following proteins are co-located in the Flectobacillus major DSM 103 genome:
- a CDS encoding DapH/DapD/GlmU-related protein, which yields MEATNIFERLKNGETISPNDSDAYKMRDASFATKVLLVQMNQSANPAEIRSILSQITQTEIDESVTVFTPLYINYGKHTQIGKNVFINFDCVFLDLGGITIEDNVLIAPNVRLLSEGHPIHPTERQSLKVAPIHIKKNAWIGANATILQGVTIGENAVVAAGAVVSQDIPDNVIVGGIPAKIMKEI from the coding sequence ATGGAAGCAACCAATATATTTGAACGACTAAAAAACGGGGAAACAATTTCGCCAAACGATAGTGATGCCTATAAAATGCGAGACGCATCGTTTGCCACCAAAGTATTGCTGGTACAAATGAACCAGTCGGCTAATCCTGCCGAAATCAGGAGTATTCTTAGTCAAATTACCCAAACAGAAATAGATGAAAGTGTAACTGTATTTACACCATTGTATATCAACTACGGCAAGCATACCCAAATAGGAAAAAATGTATTTATCAATTTTGATTGTGTTTTTTTGGATTTGGGGGGTATTACTATCGAGGACAATGTCCTAATTGCTCCCAACGTCAGACTGCTGTCGGAAGGACATCCTATCCACCCAACCGAAAGACAATCTTTAAAAGTAGCTCCGATTCATATCAAAAAAAATGCTTGGATTGGAGCAAACGCTACTATTCTACAGGGTGTAACTATTGGCGAAAATGCGGTAGTTGCAGCAGGTGCGGTGGTGTCGCAAGATATTCCTGATAACGTGATTGTAGGTGGTATTCCTGCCAAAATTATGAAAGAAATATAA
- a CDS encoding helix-turn-helix domain-containing protein, translating into MSNQSAFTLVNPQNGNLAFKLFSFEDNSHFDHIQRNNYYSLIWLTQGTGKVKADFSEYDFYENCLFAFSPYQPFMLHSNNALMGVALQFHPDFFCIHKHQAEVACNGVLFNNIYNPPFITIDEHTASTFKMLMSQMKTEVQNPALAQDELLISYLKIFLITASRLKTEQEPKALQAIDEQKEPFILQKLKNAIEKEFKTKHSASDYAEILNISANALAKITKTHFNKTLTDLIAERIIIEAKRELYLTNKAIKEIAYELGYQDEYYFSRFFKTNADISPQVYRDTVGFGRGA; encoded by the coding sequence ATGAGCAACCAATCAGCTTTTACCTTAGTAAATCCTCAAAATGGAAACTTAGCATTCAAGTTATTTTCGTTTGAAGACAATAGCCATTTCGACCATATTCAACGCAATAATTATTATTCGCTTATTTGGCTTACTCAAGGCACTGGAAAAGTAAAAGCAGATTTTTCGGAGTATGATTTTTACGAAAATTGCTTGTTTGCATTTTCACCCTATCAGCCTTTTATGTTACATAGCAATAATGCGTTGATGGGGGTTGCATTACAGTTTCATCCCGATTTTTTTTGTATACATAAGCACCAAGCCGAAGTAGCTTGCAACGGAGTATTGTTTAACAATATATATAATCCGCCATTTATTACTATTGATGAACATACTGCTTCAACATTCAAGATGTTAATGAGCCAAATGAAAACCGAAGTGCAAAATCCTGCATTAGCTCAAGACGAATTATTAATTTCCTATTTGAAGATATTTTTAATAACGGCATCACGCCTAAAAACAGAACAAGAACCCAAGGCGTTACAAGCTATAGATGAACAAAAAGAGCCGTTTATTCTTCAAAAATTGAAAAATGCCATTGAAAAAGAGTTTAAAACTAAACATTCGGCAAGTGATTATGCCGAGATTTTGAATATATCAGCAAATGCCCTAGCCAAAATAACCAAAACCCACTTTAATAAAACTTTAACTGATTTAATAGCTGAAAGAATAATCATAGAAGCTAAACGAGAACTGTACCTTACCAACAAGGCTATTAAAGAAATTGCCTACGAACTCGGTTATCAGGACGAATATTATTTTAGTCGTTTCTTTAAAACTAATGCCGATATTTCGCCTCAAGTATATCGTGATACCGTTGGTTTTGGACGAGGAGCTTAG
- a CDS encoding helix-turn-helix domain-containing protein, with amino-acid sequence MDLQQDEAFQTLSYSGIFLSCFSQYGVHCVHSKPEHVLVYLYSGEQVIEDRNKKIKLQAGECAFVRRDHRLKMYKNSKGDDLYKGISMVFRREVLRDFYSKMNKSAMPTDVKISDKKVFKLQPTPAIQSLFQALTPYFDNNVKPTEAVIQLKVLEGIYALLNSNEQLYPILFDFAEPWKIDLLPFLNNNYMEELTMEQLASFTGRSLATFKRDFKKISNLTPQKWLIKKRLEMAYIQLKEEKRKVQEVCTEVGFKNLSHFSTAFKKQYGIPPTEI; translated from the coding sequence ATGGACTTACAACAAGACGAGGCCTTCCAAACGCTAAGCTACTCTGGTATTTTTCTTTCGTGTTTCTCTCAGTATGGCGTGCATTGTGTGCATTCAAAACCCGAGCATGTTTTGGTGTATTTATATTCTGGTGAGCAGGTGATTGAAGATAGAAACAAAAAGATAAAATTGCAGGCAGGCGAATGTGCTTTTGTAAGAAGAGACCACCGTTTGAAAATGTACAAAAACAGCAAAGGCGACGATTTGTACAAAGGTATTTCAATGGTTTTTCGACGCGAGGTATTGCGTGATTTTTATAGCAAAATGAATAAATCGGCAATGCCTACCGATGTGAAGATTTCGGATAAGAAGGTGTTTAAACTACAACCGACACCTGCTATTCAAAGCTTGTTTCAGGCTCTTACGCCTTATTTTGACAATAACGTCAAGCCCACCGAAGCTGTTATTCAATTGAAGGTATTAGAAGGTATTTATGCTTTATTGAATAGCAATGAACAGCTTTATCCTATTCTTTTTGACTTTGCCGAACCTTGGAAAATAGACCTTTTGCCATTTCTGAATAATAATTATATGGAAGAACTGACTATGGAACAATTGGCTTCATTTACTGGTAGAAGTTTAGCGACTTTCAAAAGAGATTTTAAGAAAATAAGTAATCTCACACCTCAAAAATGGCTTATCAAAAAACGGCTAGAAATGGCTTATATCCAACTAAAAGAAGAAAAAAGAAAAGTGCAGGAGGTATGCACTGAAGTAGGATTCAAAAACCTGTCGCATTTTTCTACTGCATTTAAAAAACAGTATGGAATACCTCCTACAGAAATTTAA
- a CDS encoding transglutaminase domain-containing protein → MKLSNIFLPLLLSLYSLAIYGQKTYNGLPVIEANNVRIKYYVNNLENINWSVAPKVADDSLLIKTYLSSKDKIVFKFKTDIDSIQFDIHEKETRRFYVHLNNQHYALTTVIREHILIPTLHYTSTTSNPTYKILYTDSREKGYLDSLKAKYPISVKNAKTQTDKVLAILNWTRSQWEHNGNVSPKKNDAISILDEVKEGGRFPCFAYGYVLASQLKVAGFKSRVIYLKTKDIATSMQGGGHVATEVFIDDLQKWVFVDAQFNAMPFLNGVPLNAVEFQNAIRTNFDTLTFKSLGKVDKISYISFVQPYLFYFDCSFDQREDVITERNRVNSKRSLMLVPQGIEHPTFMWVWKTKIDYCEYTNSLQDFYAKP, encoded by the coding sequence ATGAAACTATCCAACATCTTTCTGCCATTATTACTATCGCTCTATTCACTGGCCATTTACGGTCAAAAAACGTACAACGGTCTTCCTGTCATAGAAGCCAATAACGTAAGAATCAAATACTATGTAAACAATCTTGAAAACATCAATTGGTCTGTTGCCCCAAAAGTAGCCGATGATAGTCTCCTCATTAAAACCTATCTTTCCTCAAAAGATAAAATCGTATTTAAGTTTAAGACCGATATTGATAGCATACAATTTGACATCCACGAAAAAGAAACTAGGCGTTTTTATGTTCATTTAAACAACCAGCATTATGCCCTAACCACCGTAATTAGAGAGCATATTCTGATTCCTACCTTACATTATACATCCACAACAAGTAATCCTACTTATAAAATTTTGTATACCGACAGCCGAGAAAAAGGGTATCTTGACTCGCTAAAAGCCAAATATCCGATTAGTGTAAAAAATGCCAAAACACAAACCGATAAAGTTCTGGCTATTTTAAATTGGACTCGCAGCCAATGGGAACACAACGGCAATGTAAGCCCCAAGAAAAACGACGCTATCTCAATTTTGGATGAAGTAAAAGAAGGTGGCAGATTTCCTTGTTTTGCCTATGGCTATGTACTGGCATCGCAACTAAAGGTTGCAGGCTTCAAATCAAGAGTTATATACCTCAAAACCAAAGACATAGCAACATCTATGCAAGGTGGCGGACACGTTGCAACCGAAGTATTTATAGATGACCTCCAAAAATGGGTATTCGTTGATGCCCAATTTAATGCCATGCCCTTTCTGAATGGAGTTCCTTTAAATGCCGTAGAATTTCAAAATGCCATCAGAACCAACTTTGACACATTAACATTTAAGAGTTTGGGCAAAGTAGACAAAATATCCTATATCAGCTTTGTTCAACCCTACCTGTTTTATTTTGATTGCTCTTTTGATCAGCGTGAAGATGTCATTACAGAACGCAACAGAGTAAATAGCAAACGAAGCCTGATGCTTGTTCCCCAAGGAATAGAACATCCGACATTTATGTGGGTTTGGAAAACAAAAATTGACTACTGCGAATACACCAACTCACTCCAAGATTTTTATGCAAAACCTTGA
- a CDS encoding SDR family oxidoreductase has protein sequence MSFINKNVVITGGSTGIGFATAQAFIDAGASVWITSRSADNLQKAATKINSPKLKTVVSDTSNLAGIAVLEKAIAESGSKVDVLFLNAGIAIFAPIEQVTEEDFDAQFNTNAKGYFFTLQKLIPHLANGASVLFTSSIVATTAQVNGSVYAATKGAVNKIAQIAANELADRKIRVNIISPGPIQTEGFDKAVPDDNIKKQFATTIALQRMGNPDEIAKAVLFLTSDNASFITGTELLVDGGYIGYALK, from the coding sequence ATGAGTTTTATCAACAAAAACGTAGTTATTACTGGCGGTAGTACAGGCATTGGATTTGCAACCGCCCAAGCATTTATCGACGCAGGTGCAAGCGTTTGGATAACAAGTAGAAGTGCCGATAATTTGCAAAAAGCAGCAACAAAAATCAACAGTCCAAAACTAAAAACAGTTGTTTCGGACACGTCAAACCTGGCTGGCATTGCAGTATTGGAAAAAGCCATAGCAGAAAGCGGAAGTAAAGTGGATGTTCTTTTCCTAAATGCAGGAATTGCCATATTTGCACCTATTGAACAAGTAACCGAAGAAGACTTTGACGCACAATTCAACACAAATGCAAAAGGTTACTTCTTTACATTACAAAAACTTATTCCACATTTGGCCAATGGTGCTTCGGTTTTGTTCACCTCCTCAATCGTTGCAACAACCGCCCAAGTTAATGGAAGTGTATATGCTGCAACCAAAGGTGCAGTAAATAAAATTGCCCAAATTGCTGCAAATGAATTGGCAGACAGAAAAATCAGAGTCAATATTATCAGCCCCGGCCCAATCCAAACCGAAGGTTTTGATAAAGCAGTACCCGATGATAACATTAAAAAACAATTTGCCACAACCATAGCTTTACAACGAATGGGCAATCCTGACGAAATTGCAAAAGCCGTTTTGTTTTTGACTTCTGACAATGCAAGTTTCATTACTGGAACAGAATTGCTAGTAGACGGTGGGTATATCGGTTATGCCCTGAAATAA
- a CDS encoding cyclophilin-like fold protein: MRQIVMLMLALMSILVSSASSCSKNDIEPIHIENNIPMTNGKITIKVNSQVFTATLLDNNAAKALKEMLPLTINMVELNNNEKYYDLPNSLPTNPFNPITINNGDLMLYGSKTLVLFYKTFSTSYSYTKLGTVNDTTGLASALGSGNVTVTFALE, translated from the coding sequence ATGAGACAAATAGTAATGTTGATGCTGGCTTTGATGTCTATTTTGGTGAGTAGTGCTTCTTCTTGTAGTAAGAACGATATTGAACCCATTCATATAGAAAATAATATACCTATGACAAACGGTAAAATTACAATAAAGGTTAATAGTCAGGTGTTTACAGCAACACTTTTAGACAACAATGCGGCAAAAGCATTGAAAGAAATGTTGCCCTTGACCATCAATATGGTTGAACTAAACAACAACGAAAAGTACTACGACTTACCCAACAGTCTGCCAACCAATCCGTTCAATCCCATAACAATCAACAATGGCGATTTAATGCTATATGGTTCTAAAACTTTAGTGCTATTTTACAAAACCTTTTCAACATCGTATAGCTACACAAAATTAGGTACAGTAAATGATACTACAGGTTTGGCATCGGCATTAGGTTCAGGCAACGTTACCGTTACTTTTGCATTGGAATAA
- a CDS encoding nuclear transport factor 2 family protein, which translates to MENQRLPLPPFTLETALQKVQLAEDTWNTKDPEKVCMAYTVDTEWRNRTEFINGREEVKQFLNKKWEIELSYKLKKELWGFRENRMAVRFEYEWHDHTGQWFRSYGNELWEFDENGYMQKRLASINDLPIQETERRLK; encoded by the coding sequence ATGGAAAATCAACGACTCCCACTGCCTCCATTTACGCTGGAAACAGCATTGCAAAAAGTACAATTGGCCGAAGATACTTGGAATACTAAAGACCCCGAAAAAGTTTGTATGGCCTACACGGTGGATACCGAATGGAGAAACCGAACCGAATTTATCAACGGAAGAGAAGAAGTAAAACAATTTTTGAACAAAAAATGGGAAATAGAATTATCTTACAAATTAAAAAAAGAGCTCTGGGGGTTTCGTGAAAATAGAATGGCTGTACGCTTTGAATACGAATGGCATGACCACACAGGGCAATGGTTTCGCAGCTATGGTAACGAGCTGTGGGAGTTTGACGAAAATGGTTATATGCAAAAAAGGTTGGCAAGTATCAATGACTTGCCTATTCAAGAAACAGAACGAAGACTAAAATAA
- a CDS encoding phospholipase D-like domain-containing protein, with amino-acid sequence MKVTEYLIDNISTHIIGYGTGNDLVKLFNRFGFKDIYSFDNGGLPDIGKKNGQRPSKTEYVKDRLNQISNRNDGSLRELLNIVINKLPGIIDNLQGFLNDEGYVIEQNNGIYYVQGGVIVKTKPVINEAHFEEIQKRILTALDKAKISIWVVSAWLTNKTLYAKLFEKQNEGLDIRVAIFDDAINAKYGVDITMFHNHYFLKGTKGGTMHHKFCVIDNQVVITGSYNWSNNAEFRNDENVTVEHNPEQATNYSLEYKRLIK; translated from the coding sequence ATGAAAGTAACCGAATACCTTATTGACAATATTTCTACTCACATAATCGGATATGGGACAGGAAATGACTTAGTAAAACTTTTTAATCGCTTTGGTTTCAAAGACATTTACTCCTTTGACAATGGAGGACTTCCAGACATTGGGAAAAAGAATGGTCAACGACCAAGTAAAACAGAATATGTCAAAGACCGGCTAAATCAAATTTCAAATCGAAATGATGGTTCACTTCGAGAATTATTAAATATTGTTATTAATAAACTACCTGGAATAATTGACAATTTACAAGGATTTCTAAATGATGAAGGCTACGTTATTGAACAAAACAATGGAATATACTATGTTCAAGGAGGAGTAATAGTAAAGACTAAACCAGTCATTAATGAAGCACATTTTGAAGAAATTCAGAAAAGAATATTAACCGCATTAGATAAGGCTAAAATTTCCATTTGGGTTGTTTCCGCTTGGTTAACGAATAAAACTCTTTATGCTAAACTATTTGAGAAGCAGAACGAAGGGTTAGACATAAGAGTTGCCATTTTCGATGACGCAATAAACGCCAAATACGGTGTTGATATAACAATGTTTCACAATCACTACTTTTTAAAGGGGACAAAGGGCGGAACAATGCATCATAAATTTTGTGTAATAGACAATCAAGTGGTTATAACGGGTTCATACAATTGGTCAAACAACGCAGAATTCAGAAATGACGAAAATGTTACTGTAGAACATAATCCCGAACAAGCGACAAATTACTCATTAGAATATAAGAGATTGATAAAATAG
- a CDS encoding DUF4236 domain-containing protein, which yields MTSWVFRKIFHFGPIRTTLSKGGIGMNWGISGFRIGISPTGRKYLSIGIPGTGLYFLKYLSGKNTLPNEQQKTIQKPRMTQYNQNTEHWWKQKSL from the coding sequence ATAACGAGTTGGGTTTTTAGAAAAATATTTCACTTTGGTCCGATTAGGACGACACTTTCTAAAGGAGGTATTGGAATGAATTGGGGTATTTCTGGATTTAGAATTGGAATATCACCAACGGGACGAAAATATTTAAGCATTGGAATACCTGGAACTGGATTGTATTTTTTAAAGTACTTATCAGGCAAAAATACTTTACCGAACGAGCAACAAAAGACCATTCAAAAACCCAGAATGACACAATATAATCAGAACACAGAACATTGGTGGAAACAGAAAAGTTTATAA
- a CDS encoding carboxymuconolactone decarboxylase family protein — protein sequence MTNFNVPSRGEVSANNQEIFDNLKKGLGMVPNLYAVMALSDTALGNYLAFQNAKTTFSNKEKQVINLVVSQVNECYYCQSAHTLLGTMNGLTEEQTIEIRKGNASFDSKLNALVVLAKEITTTKGFASTATIDAFVDAGYTKGQVIELVFLVAEKTAMNYVHAITKVEIDFPLAKAI from the coding sequence ATGACAAATTTTAATGTTCCAAGCAGAGGCGAGGTTTCTGCAAACAATCAAGAAATTTTTGATAATCTCAAAAAAGGATTAGGAATGGTTCCGAATCTTTATGCCGTAATGGCGTTGTCAGACACGGCATTAGGCAATTACCTTGCCTTTCAAAATGCTAAAACTACGTTTTCAAACAAAGAAAAACAGGTTATTAACTTAGTGGTAAGTCAAGTAAATGAATGTTATTACTGCCAATCGGCACATACGTTGTTAGGTACGATGAATGGTTTAACCGAAGAACAAACTATTGAAATAAGAAAAGGGAATGCTTCCTTTGACAGTAAATTAAATGCCTTGGTTGTTCTGGCAAAAGAAATTACAACAACAAAAGGGTTCGCTTCAACAGCAACGATAGACGCTTTTGTTGATGCAGGTTATACCAAAGGTCAAGTGATAGAACTTGTTTTTCTGGTTGCTGAAAAAACAGCCATGAATTATGTACACGCTATTACAAAAGTTGAGATTGACTTCCCTTTGGCCAAGGCCATTTAA
- a CDS encoding SpoIIE family protein phosphatase: MPKFGNSADENEDNILEPSKSEIESDTLVRFAISDGATESSFSKEWSDLLVCAYKDKPFDKVHLPETIKTISKTWHSMANATELPWYAQQKAENGAFATFLGLTINREDNSFDAVAIGDCSLFQIRNDELYFLFPISSVEDFNNTPNLIASNEKYQTDLENNVVYHKGKIEPNDIILLATDALAAWILKQKNRSIKIKKTLIEQFEKSDENAFEERINQKRATRRIKNDDVTLLMIKFE, translated from the coding sequence TTGCCCAAGTTTGGAAATTCAGCAGATGAAAACGAAGACAACATCTTAGAGCCAAGTAAATCAGAAATTGAATCAGATACACTTGTTCGGTTTGCAATTTCTGATGGAGCAACGGAATCTTCTTTTTCAAAGGAGTGGTCGGATTTGTTGGTTTGCGCCTACAAAGATAAGCCCTTTGACAAAGTTCATTTACCTGAAACAATAAAAACAATTTCCAAAACTTGGCACTCAATGGCTAACGCCACTGAATTGCCTTGGTATGCCCAACAAAAGGCTGAAAATGGAGCATTCGCTACTTTTCTTGGCTTGACAATAAACCGAGAAGATAATTCTTTTGATGCGGTTGCGATTGGCGATTGCTCGCTTTTTCAAATAAGGAATGATGAATTATATTTTTTGTTTCCTATTTCATCTGTTGAAGATTTTAATAATACCCCAAATTTGATTGCTAGCAATGAAAAATATCAAACTGACTTAGAAAATAATGTAGTTTATCACAAGGGAAAAATTGAGCCAAATGATATAATTCTACTCGCAACAGACGCTTTGGCGGCTTGGATTTTGAAACAAAAAAATCGTAGTATTAAAATTAAGAAAACTCTAATTGAACAATTTGAAAAGAGCGATGAAAATGCTTTTGAAGAACGGATAAACCAAAAAAGAGCAACACGTAGAATTAAAAATGATGACGTAACCCTTTTAATGATAAAATTTGAATAA
- a CDS encoding alpha/beta hydrolase codes for MMKHITTVVFMAILFINNLFGQSKSNTMNTTNEYYTFVLSDKVTRQRVNFKNRYGIKLSGDLYVPKNSTTSLAAIAICGPFGAVKEQSSGLYANQMAERGFIALAFDPSYTGESGGEPRNLASPEINSEDFSAAVDFLGIQKNVDRHKIGIIGICGFGGFALNATAIDKRVKAVATTSLYDMTRVISRGYNDVVTLAQRTQTLEQLGQQRWKDAENGSQAEGNRNLPEKLQGNEPPFVKLYFDYYRTPRGFHKRSLNSNGAWLATNALAFMNMPILNYVKEISPRPMLLIAGDNAHSRYFSEDIYQNAAEPKALMIIPDAVHVDLYDKLDKIPFDKLDTFFKEHLK; via the coding sequence ATGATGAAACACATAACAACTGTAGTCTTTATGGCTATTCTATTTATCAATAATTTATTCGGTCAATCAAAATCTAATACCATGAATACAACTAATGAATATTATACTTTTGTATTAAGCGACAAAGTAACCAGACAGAGGGTGAATTTTAAAAATCGTTATGGTATCAAGCTTTCAGGAGATTTGTATGTGCCTAAAAACAGCACTACCTCTTTGGCAGCCATTGCTATTTGTGGGCCTTTCGGAGCAGTAAAAGAACAATCGTCTGGGTTGTATGCCAATCAAATGGCAGAACGAGGGTTTATTGCATTGGCATTTGACCCGTCTTATACAGGTGAAAGCGGCGGCGAACCAAGAAATCTGGCCTCCCCAGAAATCAATAGCGAAGATTTTAGTGCGGCGGTTGATTTTTTAGGTATTCAAAAAAATGTAGATAGACATAAAATCGGCATTATCGGTATTTGTGGCTTTGGCGGTTTTGCTTTAAATGCAACGGCTATTGATAAAAGGGTGAAGGCTGTTGCCACTACCAGTTTGTACGATATGACCAGAGTAATATCAAGGGGTTATAATGATGTGGTTACTTTGGCACAACGTACCCAAACTTTAGAACAATTAGGACAACAACGCTGGAAAGATGCTGAAAATGGGAGTCAGGCAGAGGGTAATCGTAATTTACCTGAAAAACTCCAAGGAAATGAACCGCCCTTTGTAAAACTGTATTTTGATTATTATCGTACACCAAGAGGATTTCATAAGCGGTCTTTGAACTCCAATGGAGCTTGGTTAGCAACAAACGCATTAGCATTTATGAATATGCCTATTCTTAATTATGTAAAAGAAATTTCGCCAAGACCAATGTTGTTGATTGCAGGAGATAATGCCCATTCACGTTATTTTAGCGAAGATATTTACCAAAATGCTGCTGAACCCAAAGCGTTAATGATTATTCCAGATGCAGTCCATGTAGACTTGTACGATAAATTAGATAAAATTCCTTTCGATAAACTGGATACTTTTTTCAAAGAACATTTAAAATAG
- a CDS encoding winged helix-turn-helix transcriptional regulator: MDCKTKDFGQEHKKEMRAVQDSMDVLNGKWKISIISSICYYNKRRFSDILNDVGGISNRMLSKELKELEINQLVKRTVLDTQPITVQYELTEHGKTLKTIINNLTEWGIAHRKKIIKE, from the coding sequence ATGGATTGTAAAACAAAAGATTTCGGACAAGAACATAAAAAAGAAATGCGTGCCGTTCAAGATTCGATGGACGTATTGAATGGCAAATGGAAAATATCTATTATTTCATCTATTTGCTACTACAATAAAAGAAGGTTTTCGGATATTTTGAACGACGTAGGAGGTATTTCCAATAGAATGTTGAGCAAAGAGTTAAAGGAGTTAGAAATTAATCAATTAGTAAAAAGAACTGTACTAGACACTCAGCCGATAACAGTTCAATATGAACTTACAGAACACGGTAAAACGCTAAAAACTATTATCAACAACCTGACCGAATGGGGAATAGCACACCGTAAAAAGATAATCAAGGAATAA
- a CDS encoding vWA domain-containing protein, translating to MAYTAEISRNNPSCFLFIIDQSGSMSDKYASIGKPKSEALADVINRMFQQLVIKCAKSEGVRDYYHVGVIGYGANGAGAAFSGNLSGQNLVPISAIANNPARIEERTKKVSDSAGGLIETTVKFPIWFDPTANGGTPMTEAFKQANTIISGWLSENPNCFPPVVIHITDGESTDGDPTEEMNSLTSQTSNDGNVILFNLHTNSRSTNPISFPGSEVQLPDQYSELLFKGASTLPSFMRNVASQEFSLNLSDGAKAFVLNGDIDLIITAIEIGTRPNLQLR from the coding sequence ATGGCATATACAGCAGAAATCAGTAGAAACAATCCAAGTTGTTTCCTTTTCATCATAGACCAGTCGGGTTCTATGTCGGACAAATACGCAAGTATTGGTAAACCAAAATCAGAAGCACTTGCAGACGTGATCAACAGAATGTTTCAACAACTTGTGATCAAGTGTGCAAAATCTGAAGGCGTGAGGGATTATTACCACGTTGGGGTAATTGGCTACGGTGCAAATGGTGCTGGTGCAGCATTTAGCGGAAACCTGTCAGGACAAAATCTTGTTCCTATTTCTGCCATCGCCAATAATCCTGCACGAATTGAAGAACGCACTAAAAAAGTTTCTGACAGTGCAGGTGGTTTGATTGAAACGACCGTTAAGTTTCCTATTTGGTTTGACCCAACTGCAAACGGTGGAACACCAATGACAGAGGCATTTAAACAAGCAAACACAATTATTTCGGGGTGGTTAAGCGAAAACCCTAATTGTTTTCCACCTGTTGTAATCCACATAACAGATGGAGAAAGCACAGACGGAGACCCAACCGAAGAAATGAATAGCTTAACTTCTCAAACATCAAATGACGGGAATGTGATTTTGTTTAATCTTCATACCAATTCAAGAAGCACAAATCCAATTTCATTTCCGGGTTCAGAAGTTCAATTGCCTGACCAGTATTCCGAATTGCTTTTCAAAGGTGCTTCTACTTTGCCAAGTTTTATGAGAAACGTTGCCTCACAAGAGTTCAGTTTGAATTTATCTGACGGGGCTAAAGCATTTGTTCTTAATGGGGATATAGATTTAATTATTACAGCAATAGAAATCGGAACAAGACCGAACTTACAATTAAGATAA